A genomic window from Halorubrum lacusprofundi ATCC 49239 includes:
- a CDS encoding pyridoxamine 5'-phosphate oxidase family protein: MVETAREKIQLSDSERDAFLDRVSTGVLSLSTPSDEPPHSVPVSFGYNAVQTAFYFRIADLPPKRKGELDGRSVTFVTYDRDEEIGGYVSVVAQGTLEPTTGDETATEALAGFEGVTIPFVDIFGDRPADVSFSFYRLVPETLTGRKEVVAEL, from the coding sequence ATGGTCGAGACTGCTCGAGAAAAGATCCAGCTAAGCGATTCGGAGAGGGACGCATTCTTAGATCGTGTCAGCACCGGAGTGCTTTCCCTGTCGACACCGTCCGACGAGCCGCCACACAGCGTCCCGGTTTCGTTCGGATACAACGCTGTACAGACCGCGTTCTACTTCCGGATAGCCGATCTCCCGCCCAAGCGGAAAGGCGAACTAGACGGCAGATCCGTGACGTTCGTCACGTACGATAGGGACGAGGAGATCGGCGGCTACGTCAGTGTCGTCGCTCAGGGGACTCTCGAACCGACAACAGGTGACGAGACCGCCACGGAAGCGCTCGCGGGATTCGAAGGCGTCACGATCCCGTTCGTGGATATCTTCGGCGATCGACCAGCAGATGTCAGCTTTTCGTTCTACCGACTCGTCCCGGAGACGCTCACCGGGCGCAAAGAGGTGGTCGCGGAGCTGTGA
- a CDS encoding UbiA family prenyltransferase, with protein sequence MQDTIDPPSELSGGTDSPHRSEPPASTRSPSDSSVTSNNSPAASNDSSTRPSADGRRLATAFAWGSPFTALVAAVETLIATVLLGVSPTVAPAVVALVTFAVYSVDHVADADTDAASTPNRALVARRYGDQLMIAAALAYGLAVAVAVTGGPLALALTLLPGAFWVVYASDWLPDLGRAVGAALASITPDDRIAGRVGATVTDGGRSYVPRLKDVLVVNSVVVAAGWATALTFLPIAFAGSSAGPTVPVVFAYFLLRSFVDAELPNVRDVEADAAVGVATLPVVFGVARTRWVLYGVDLLAAGIVTAAAVAGLLAWPLVGALGVGIAASVCITALAGRIDDASVLGIAPDCSYLVVGVAIAGVTLVG encoded by the coding sequence ATGCAAGACACGATAGATCCGCCGTCGGAACTCTCCGGCGGTACCGACTCGCCGCACCGTTCGGAACCGCCCGCGTCCACGAGATCACCGAGTGACTCTTCGGTCACGTCGAACAACTCCCCAGCCGCATCGAACGATTCATCGACCAGGCCGAGCGCCGACGGTCGGCGGCTTGCTACCGCCTTCGCGTGGGGGTCGCCGTTCACGGCGCTCGTCGCGGCCGTCGAGACGCTCATCGCGACCGTCCTCCTCGGCGTCTCCCCGACAGTCGCTCCGGCGGTCGTCGCGCTCGTCACCTTCGCGGTGTACAGCGTCGACCACGTCGCCGACGCGGACACGGACGCCGCGTCGACGCCGAATCGGGCGCTGGTTGCCCGTCGCTACGGGGACCAACTGATGATCGCTGCCGCGCTTGCCTACGGATTAGCTGTCGCAGTCGCGGTGACGGGCGGACCGCTCGCGCTCGCGCTCACCCTGCTCCCCGGTGCGTTCTGGGTCGTGTACGCCTCTGACTGGCTACCGGACCTCGGCCGCGCCGTCGGTGCAGCCCTCGCGAGCATCACCCCCGACGACCGGATCGCCGGCCGAGTCGGCGCGACGGTCACCGACGGCGGGCGCAGCTACGTCCCGCGCCTGAAGGACGTGCTCGTCGTCAATTCGGTCGTCGTCGCGGCGGGGTGGGCGACCGCCCTCACGTTCCTCCCAATCGCGTTCGCCGGGTCGTCGGCGGGGCCGACCGTTCCCGTCGTCTTCGCGTACTTCCTCTTGCGATCGTTCGTCGACGCCGAGCTTCCGAACGTCCGGGACGTCGAGGCGGACGCGGCGGTCGGCGTCGCGACGCTTCCCGTCGTGTTCGGCGTCGCCCGGACCCGGTGGGTGCTGTACGGGGTGGACCTGCTCGCGGCAGGCATCGTGACGGCCGCGGCCGTCGCCGGCCTGCTTGCGTGGCCGCTCGTCGGGGCGCTCGGCGTCGGCATCGCCGCGTCGGTCTGCATCACCGCGCTCGCGGGTCGGATCGACGACGCGTCGGTTCTCGGCATCGCCCCGGACTGCAGCTACCTCGTCGTCGGCGTCGCGATAGCGGGGGTGACTCTGGTCGGCTGA
- a CDS encoding VOC family protein yields MDGTFDHVMIRVEDLEESLDWYQTHLNYEEKGRWEADTFTNVYLGPEEMHEDGATLELTYNHGDNTYEIGDAWGHIAVRVPEDALQESYDQLMEEGVDDYRDPESCGNRYAFVKDPDGHEIEIVKRDYGATWSIDHTMIRVEDADEALGYWTRKFEYAEARGRWEADSFANYFMAPEDAPKEAMKLEITYNYDGREYTMGDGWGHLCVRVDDLDEAWDQLMVREALDYRDPESCDHNYAFTKDQDGHEIELLVRE; encoded by the coding sequence ATGGATGGAACCTTCGATCACGTGATGATTCGCGTCGAGGACTTAGAGGAAAGCCTCGACTGGTATCAGACCCACCTGAACTACGAGGAGAAGGGCCGCTGGGAGGCCGACACGTTCACCAACGTCTACCTCGGTCCCGAGGAGATGCACGAGGACGGGGCGACCCTGGAGCTCACCTACAACCACGGCGACAACACCTACGAGATCGGTGACGCGTGGGGCCACATCGCCGTGCGAGTCCCCGAGGACGCCCTGCAGGAGTCGTACGATCAGTTGATGGAGGAGGGCGTCGACGACTATCGCGACCCCGAGTCGTGCGGGAACCGCTACGCGTTCGTGAAGGACCCCGACGGCCACGAGATCGAGATCGTCAAGCGCGACTACGGCGCGACGTGGAGTATCGACCACACGATGATCCGCGTCGAGGACGCTGACGAGGCGCTCGGCTACTGGACCCGCAAGTTCGAGTACGCCGAGGCGCGCGGCCGGTGGGAGGCCGACTCCTTCGCGAACTACTTCATGGCCCCCGAGGACGCCCCGAAGGAGGCGATGAAGCTAGAGATCACCTACAACTACGACGGCCGCGAGTACACGATGGGCGACGGCTGGGGCCACCTCTGCGTCCGCGTCGACGACCTCGACGAGGCGTGGGATCAGCTGATGGTCCGCGAAGCCCTCGACTACCGCGATCCGGAGTCCTGTGACCACAACTACGCGTTCACGAAGGACCAGGACGGCCACGAGATCGAACTGCTCGTCCGCGAGTAG